A genomic window from Oryctolagus cuniculus chromosome 12, mOryCun1.1, whole genome shotgun sequence includes:
- the LOC100345611 gene encoding olfactory receptor 4F3/4F16/4F29-like, whose translation MAGGNHSGVSEFVFLGLTSSQELQRLLLVFSSVLYTASMTGNSLIVFSVTTDPHLHSPMYFLLAGLSFIDLGACSVTSPKMIYDLFRKRKVISFGGCIAQIFFIHVIGGVEMVLLMAMAFDRYVAICKPLHYLAIMSPRVCVLFVAAAWGLGIIHSLFQLVFLTGLPFCGPNVLDSFYCDLPRLLRLACADTSRLQFMVTVNSGFICVGSFSVLLISYTFILVSVWKHSSGASSKALSTLSAHITVVILFFGPTLFVYTWPHPNSQMDKYLALSDAVLTPFLNPVIYTFRNKEMKATIKRLFKSLDIFKKIS comes from the coding sequence ATGGCTGGAGGGAACCACTCGGGGGTGTCCGAGTTTGTGTTCCTGGGCCTCAccagctcccaggagctccaGCGTCTCCTCCTGGTGTTCTCCTCGGTCCTCTACACGGCGAGCATGACTGGGAACAGCCTCATTGTGTTCTCTGTGACCACAGACCCTCACCTGCACTCCCCCATGTACTTCCTGCTGGCGGGCCTCTCCTTCATCGACCTGGGAGCCTGCTCGGTCACGTCCCCCAAGATGATTTATGATCTGTTCAGAAAGCGCAAGGTCATCTCCTTTGGAGGCTGCATCGCCCAGATCTTCTTCATCCATGTGATCGGCGGTGTGGAGATGGTGCTGCTCATGGCCATGGCCTTTGACAGGTacgtggccatctgcaagcctcTTCACTACCTGGCCATCATGAGCCCACGGGTGTGCGTTTTGTTtgtggctgctgcctggggccttGGCATTATTCACTCCCTGTTCCAACTGGTGTTTCTCACTGGCTTGCCCTTCTGTGGCCCTAACGTGTTGGACAGCTTTTACTGTGACCTCCCTCGGCTCCTCAGGCTGGCCTGCGCAGACACCAGTCGGCTGCAGTTCATGGTGACTGTGAACAGTGGGTTCATCTGTGTCGGctctttctctgtgcttctcaTCTCCTACACCTTCATCCTGGTCAGTGTTTGGAAACACTCCTCAGGAGCGTCCTCCAAGGCCCTGTCCACCTTGTCAGCTCACATCACTGTGGTGATCCTGTTCTTTGGTCCCACCCTGTTTGTTTATACCTGGCCACACCCCAATTCACAGATGGACAAGTATCTTGCTCTCTCTGATGCTGTTCTTACTCCCTTTCTGAATCCAGTCATCTACACATTCAGGAATAAAGAGATGAAGGCTACAATAAAGAGGCTTTTCAAGTCATTGgacattttcaaaaagatttcatAA
- the LOC100357929 gene encoding olfactory receptor 4F15-like codes for MNGGNHSVVSEFVFLGLSNSWEIQIFLFCFSCLFYVSSLTGNFLIVITVSFDRYLYSPMYFLLANLSVIDLIFCSVAAPKMICDLFKEKKVISFGGCMAQIFLNHAVGGTEMVLLIAMAFDRYVAICKPLHYLTIMSSRMCTLILVVAWVIGFIHSLSQLVFVVNLPFCGPNVLDSFYCDLPRIIKLACTDTYKLEFMVSANSGFISLGAFFLLILSYIFLLSSLQKHSSGGSSKALSTLSAHITVVILFFGPLIFFYTSPSPSTHLDKFLAIFDALVTPLLNPVIYTFRNREMKNAMKRVFRRVMAS; via the coding sequence ATGAATGGAGGAAATCACTCAGTAGTGTCTGAATTTGTGTTCCTGGGACTCTCCAATTCCTGGGagattcagatttttcttttttgtttttcttgtctctTCTATGTTTCTAGTTTGACAGGAAACTTCCTCATAGTCATCACTGTATCCTTTGACCGTTACTTGTACTCCCCCATGTACTTTCTGCTGGCCAacctttctgttattgatttgaTATTTTGCTCCGTTGCAGCACCCAAGATGATTTGTGATCTTTTCAAGGAGAAGAAAGTCATCTCTTTCGGGGGCTGTATGGCTCAGATCTTTCTCAACCATGCTGTTGGGGGTACTGAGATGGTGCTGCTCATAGCCATGGCCTTTGACAGATACGTGGCCATATGCAAGCCTCTCCACTACTTGACCATCATGAGCTCACGAATGTGCACTTTGATACTAGTCGTTGCCTGGGTCATCGGTTTCATCCACTCACTGAGCCAGCTGGTGTTTGTTGTAAACTTGCCCTTCTGTGGCCCTAATGTGTTAGACAGCTTTTACTGTGACCTCCCTCGAATCATCAAACTCGCTTGCACAGATACCTATAAACTTGAGTTTATGGTCTCTGCTAACAGTGGCTTCATTTCCTTAGGTGCTTTCTTCTTGCTCATCCTCTCATACATCTTCCTCCTGTCCTCTCTTCAGAAACACTCCTCAGGAGGTTCATCCAAGGCACTTTCTACTCTGTCAGCTCATATTACTGTGGTGATTTTATTCTTTGGTCCACTTATATTTTTCTACACGTCGCCATCTCCCTCAACACATCTGGACAAATTTCTAGCCATATTTGATGCACTTGTGACCCCTTTACTAAATCCGGTCATCTACACATTCAGGAACAGAGAGATGAAGAATGCAATGAAGAGAGTATTCAGGAGGGTCATGGCTTCTTAG